Below is a window of Spirochaetae bacterium HGW-Spirochaetae-1 DNA.
CACAGGGATATCTCGTCGGCCACATCTTTGAGCAGGTTGGTCCGGTCCATGGCCTCTACGGCTATCTTGACGGGATACATGGTGTTTTCCGAGCCTTCCCATACGACCTTGATGAAGCGTTCTTTTTCACTCTCGAGCCTTTTCAGGGAAGGACAGGTTTTTTTATGAATGGTGATGCCGCGTCCCCTGGTGATAAAACCCACAACGTTGTCGCCGGGGATGGGTTGGCAGCACTGTGAAATCTTGATGAGCACATTGGACGCGCCTTCAATGAAAATGCCGTCCTTTTGTTTGCGTGTGACCTTTCTCAGTTTTATGTGCTCGTCTTCCGGTATCTTCACCTCAACGGTGCGGTGGACTTTCCTGTCTTTTTTAGGTTCGGGCTTTTCGGCCGTATCCTCCGTGGTTTTCGGGGTCTGTTTCCTGAGCCAGCTGCGGATTTTGTACCGGGCTCCCGTTGATTTCGCGAACTTGAGCCATGCCTCCGACGGGTGGCCGTTCTTGCTGGTGAGAACTTCAACGATGTCGCCGCTTTTGAGCTTGGTGCGCAGGGGAACCAGTTTGCTGTTTACCTTGGCTCCCGTGGTATGCAGACCTATTTCGGAGTGGATGGCGAAGGCGAAATCCACCGGCGTCGAGTCGCTGGAAAGTTTGATGATTTTGCCCTTGGGAGTGAAGACGAATATTTCATCCTCATAAAGGTCCATCTTGAGGTCCTTCATGAATTCCCGGCTATTGCCCGTTTCCGTATAGAGCTTGTTTATATTGTTGAGAAGCGTCAGGTCTTTGTAGTCCCGGGGTGAGCCCTTTCGTTTTTCCTTGTAGAGCCAGTGCGCGGCAATACCCATCTGGGCCGTTTCATGCATTTCCCTGGTGCGGATCTGTACCTCCATGGGATGGCCCTCGGGGCCTATAACCGTTGTGTGTAATGACTGGTACATGTTCGATTTTGGAACAGCGATGTAATCCTTGAAGCGCCCGGCAATGGGCGACCACAGCGTGTGAATTACGCCGAGAATGGCATAGCAGTCCCTCAGCTCATTGGTGATGACCCGTATGGCCCTGATATCATAGATGTCCTCAAAAGACTTATCCTGCATTTTCATCTTTCTGAAAATGGAGAAGTAGTGCTTGGCCCTTCCCGATATTTCCGGCTTCAGGTCCATCTCCCCGAGCTTTTCCTGAAGAATTATTTTTATGTTCTCAAGGTAGGCCTCGCGTTCATGTTCCCGGTCCCGGAGCTGATTTTTTATTTCGTCATATTCCTCGCGATACACGATGTGAAAGGACAGATCCTCCAGTTCGGAACTGATCTGGGACATTCCCAGGCGGCGCGCAATAGGCGCGTAAATATCCAGGGTCTCCCTGGCTATGCGCAACTGCTTTTCCTGGGGCTGGAACATGATGGTGCGCATGTTATGCACCTTGTCTGCCAGTTTGATGATGATAACCCGCATGTCGTTTATGGTGGCGATGAGCATTTTGCGCAGGGTTTCGGCCTGTGCCGTAGCCCTGGACCTGTTTTTTATGTGGGATATCTTCGTAACACCGTCGACGAGCTGGGCGAGTTCAACGCTGAACTCTTTTTTTATACGGTCCAGGGTCGTGCCCGTGTCTTCCACAACATCGTGGAGGAGGGCGGCGCAAATAGTCATGGTGTCCATGTGAAGCTGGGCCAGGATGATGCCCACCTCCAGGGGGTGTATGATATAGGGCTCTCCCGAGAGGCGTTTCTGGTCCCGGTGGGCCTCTTCGGCGAAGTGATATGCCCTCATGACTGTCTCTATATCAGCGTCGGGACTGTAGGTCCTGATCTGATCAATGAGGGTCTGGATGTCCCTGCTGCGTATTTTTAATCCGAATTCCGGCATCTGAACTGCACCTTTTTTCTTTTAAAGAGAAATAATTTTCCAGGGTCCCTGAATAGTCAACCTTATATTAGCTTTTTTTTATGTATACGGCAATGGGAGAGATTTAAAATTTGTAAAAATATTCAAATTATATGGACTAATATCTTTAAAACAAATACCCTGCCATAGTTGTCATATACTGCATGCCAATAATATCTGTCAAGAAAGGCGCAGGCAGTGTCGATTATAAAAAAAAATAGTCATACAGTGAAAGCCGACAATACCATGAAGATAAAAAATACGCGGACAACAATCCTCGCCGCCCTGGCTGCAATATTGCTGTTGATTTTTCCGGCGGGGAAGCTCCTGCCGCAGTTTCTCTACGAAGAAAACAATGAACCGGGAAAAGAGGAACCGGTGGAGAAACCGGTATCCCAATATCCCCCCTATATGGCTTATAACATTAAGGCGGTCCCGGTGCAAAATATACCCAACGCCATAATGATTACCTGGGAAATGGACCCTGAGTATATCGACGATTTTATAGTCGCCCGGTCGGCCCAGGTTATCGATACCCGTGAAAAGGCCATGGGTGCCCAGACCGTAAAGGTGGTTTCATCGAAGGATAAGGGGGTGGTAATTGATCCTAACATGGTGCAGGGTGTTTATTTTTATGCAGTCATAGCCAACAAGATCATCACCCGGGAAAAAATTGAACTGATGGAAAATGTCAATTTTACATCGGTTCCCGTGGTTATCAGCCCGCCGCAGGAAAAGACGGTACGCGAAGAGGTAACGGGGATACAGGCCCGGCTCCTGGGGAACACACTGGCCCATATCTCCTGGAAACCGATCCAGGAAAAGGGTTTCACCTATACGGTGTATCGCAGCACTGCCATCCTGGACTCTGCCGACAGGCTGAAAAAAGCCGAGAAAATAGCCATTGTACCCGACTCATCGCAGTACCTGGACCAGGGCCTGCTCAGGGAAGGGACTTACTATTATGCCGTGACCTTCGCCTATCTGAAAGGCGATGAAAACCTGATTCTGAAGGCAGGAGAGAATTATACCACCGAGGGACTGTATGCGGGGGGAGAGAAGTCAAAGACACCCGATTACTTTAAAATTCTTTCCATCAGGGCCGTGGCCCGAAAGGATAATGTCAT
It encodes the following:
- a CDS encoding bifunctional (p)ppGpp synthetase/guanosine-3',5'-bis(diphosphate) 3'-pyrophosphohydrolase → MPEFGLKIRSRDIQTLIDQIRTYSPDADIETVMRAYHFAEEAHRDQKRLSGEPYIIHPLEVGIILAQLHMDTMTICAALLHDVVEDTGTTLDRIKKEFSVELAQLVDGVTKISHIKNRSRATAQAETLRKMLIATINDMRVIIIKLADKVHNMRTIMFQPQEKQLRIARETLDIYAPIARRLGMSQISSELEDLSFHIVYREEYDEIKNQLRDREHEREAYLENIKIILQEKLGEMDLKPEISGRAKHYFSIFRKMKMQDKSFEDIYDIRAIRVITNELRDCYAILGVIHTLWSPIAGRFKDYIAVPKSNMYQSLHTTVIGPEGHPMEVQIRTREMHETAQMGIAAHWLYKEKRKGSPRDYKDLTLLNNINKLYTETGNSREFMKDLKMDLYEDEIFVFTPKGKIIKLSSDSTPVDFAFAIHSEIGLHTTGAKVNSKLVPLRTKLKSGDIVEVLTSKNGHPSEAWLKFAKSTGARYKIRSWLRKQTPKTTEDTAEKPEPKKDRKVHRTVEVKIPEDEHIKLRKVTRKQKDGIFIEGASNVLIKISQCCQPIPGDNVVGFITRGRGITIHKKTCPSLKRLESEKERFIKVVWEGSENTMYPVKIAVEAMDRTNLLKDVADEISLCKTNIIRAEATVKEKGHAVFKFILEVKGNEHLKEIMQRLNKIRNVTDVYKLNEKVVIK